The Bacteroidales bacterium WCE2004 nucleotide sequence GCGCATCGACCTCTGCGCGGCCCTCTGGACCCTGCTGGACTATGCCCAGCAGCAGGCCGTCGAGCGCCTCGCCCCGTCGCACATCGCCGTGCCGACCGGCAGCCGCATCCGCGTCGAATACCGGCAGGGCGCCGACGCCCCCGTCCTGCGCGTGCGGCTGCAGGAATGTTTCGGGATGACCGACACCCCGCGCGTGGACGACGGCCGGCGCCCCGTCCTGATGGAGCTGCTCTCGCCGGGCTACAAGCCCGTCCAGCTCACGGCGGACCTGCGGAGCTTCTGGACCAATACGTATTTCGAAGTCAGGAAAGAGTTGCGCCGCCGCTATCCCCGCCACGCCTGGCCGGACGACCCGCTCGAAGCGGAGGCCGTCCGGGGCGTGAGGAGAAAACCCTGATAATCGCTATCTCGTTCTTGTATCGGTTTCGACCGTGGTGAGCGGAAGCGCCTCGTAGACAACTTTTTGCGATTCTTCATCGAGCTCTTCCAATGGCTTGCCGTAGCGGCTGCAAGCAATCTCGTCGAGAACCTCTCTATGGGCCTTCCAGATTTCTTGCTTAACCTGGCAATAGCATCTATAGCTAGCGGCTAAATCATATTTGATGCTGATGATCGCTTTGTCACCGTGGGCGCGGAAGAAGTCCTTCAGGTACGGGGCGAAGTCGTCTCCGATATGGATCTCTTTATCACCGAAAAGGACTCTGTTGGCGGAATTGATTCTGATTATGGCGAAATCCTTCCGCGCAGTGTTTCTAAATTGCTTTCTCAGGTCCAAGGATCCTTTTTGTGCTTCCGGGGAGGTGGGGAATCCCTTTCGGACGTATGCATCTTCCAATTGGGCACGGACGTTAAGGACCGTTTCCATCCGGGTCTCCGCGTCGGATTCCAGTGTGAACATGAACGGCGCGTCGAACTCCGGTTTCTGGAGGAATTCGTCCAGGTCCGCGAGGGCGACGGTCTCGCCGTTGATGGTTACGTTCTTGGTGTCGTTCGCGGTGATAAATACCGTAATGGTGTTGGGATCATTCTGGACGCTCTGGGCTTGATCGGGGCCCTGAGGGTCGGAAGAGACAGTACGGGCGGTGGCGCCGAAGGCGACCAGGAGCCCGGCAAAAAGAGGGAGAGCTGCAGTGAGGCGCAGCCAGGAGAGGGAACCTCTCGGAGCTTGATTCATCATAGTAAAGCGTTTTTTGGTGAGTGAATGACTAAGCCCAGAGGTTAAATCCGGATAATAACCAAAGAGTTGTTTGAATATAGCAAGTCTGTAGCTATCAACATTATAGCCCGCGCGCAGCACGTCCTCGTCGGCCTCGTATTCCTGGACTTCGGCGAGCAGGCGCTCCATCATCCAGAAGAAGGGGTTGAACCAGAACAGCGCCTTCATCAGGCCGAGCGCGACTTTGTCGCGCGAATGGCGGTGGCGGATGTGCGCCGCTTCGTGCGCGATGATCATCGTGCGCTGCGCGTCGTCCGGCCGCTCCTCCAGGCGGAGGAAGACAGTCCGCCAGAAGGAGAACGGCGAACGGATGCGTGCGTGCTCCGCAAGGGTGTATTCCGGCAGCGGAGTGAGCCGGGAAGTTTTTCTGAGATGTTCGATCCGAAGCAGGCTGCGGACCAGCAGGGCAAGCAGGAGCAAGACGACGGCAGCATAGCTGGCGAGCAGGACCCCCTGCCAGGGGAATGCCGCCGCGGCGCCTGCCGGCGCGGGTGCTGCAGCCGCCGGGCTGAAGCCCGCGGCCTCCGCCCCCGCCGCCCCGGCGCCCGCCACCGGAATCTGCAGATACACCGTCTGCGCCGGCAGGATGGGCAGCCGCAGCAGCGGAATGACCACTGCCGCCAGGGCCGAGCCCAGCAGGAAACGCCGGCAAGCCCGGTACGGGATCCTGCGCGCCAGGAGGAGCTGGTAGAACGTCAGCAGCAGGCCGCTGCAGATGATGACCTCCAGAATATAGATGCCTGCGGGTTTCATGGTGCTACTTGTTCTTGAGCATTTTGATGATTTCGTCCTGTTCGCTGGCGGAGATGGACTCCTGCCGGGAGAAGAAGCTCACCAGCCGGCTCAGCGAGCCGTCGAAGAAGTTGTCCAGCACCGTGGTCATATAGCGCTGCGTGTAGTCCTCCTTGGAGACCAGCGGATAATACTCATAGGTGCGGCCATACGCCTTGTGTCCCACGAATCCCTTCTGCTCCAGGATCCGCACGATCGTCGACACCGTGTTGTAGGCGGGCTTCGGCTCCGGAAGCACGTCCAGGATGTCATGGACGAGGACTTTCTCCTTGTCCCAGATCACCTGCATCAACTCCAGTTCCGCCTTCGTCAGCTCCTGCTGAGGCATGTTTGCGTTCTGCTTGACCATATCTCATTGAATTTGTTGTCCGAGGCAAATATATAACT carries:
- a CDS encoding Signal transducer regulating beta-lactamase production, contains metallopeptidase domain — protein: MKPAGIYILEVIICSGLLLTFYQLLLARRIPYRACRRFLLGSALAAVVIPLLRLPILPAQTVYLQIPVAGAGAAGAEAAGFSPAAAAPAPAGAAAAFPWQGVLLASYAAVVLLLLALLVRSLLRIEHLRKTSRLTPLPEYTLAEHARIRSPFSFWRTVFLRLEERPDDAQRTMIIAHEAAHIRHRHSRDKVALGLMKALFWFNPFFWMMERLLAEVQEYEADEDVLRAGYNVDSYRLAIFKQLFGYYPDLTSGLSHSLTKKRFTMMNQAPRGSLSWLRLTAALPLFAGLLVAFGATARTVSSDPQGPDQAQSVQNDPNTITVFITANDTKNVTINGETVALADLDEFLQKPEFDAPFMFTLESDAETRMETVLNVRAQLEDAYVRKGFPTSPEAQKGSLDLRKQFRNTARKDFAIIRINSANRVLFGDKEIHIGDDFAPYLKDFFRAHGDKAIISIKYDLAASYRCYCQVKQEIWKAHREVLDEIACSRYGKPLEELDEESQKVVYEALPLTTVETDTRTR
- a CDS encoding Predicted transcriptional regulator; the encoded protein is MVKQNANMPQQELTKAELELMQVIWDKEKVLVHDILDVLPEPKPAYNTVSTIVRILEQKGFVGHKAYGRTYEYYPLVSKEDYTQRYMTTVLDNFFDGSLSRLVSFFSRQESISASEQDEIIKMLKNK